A window from Zingiber officinale cultivar Zhangliang chromosome 7A, Zo_v1.1, whole genome shotgun sequence encodes these proteins:
- the LOC122000549 gene encoding acidic endochitinase-like, which yields MAAHLLFLCFFLFLASLSGSHAGSIAVYWGQNGNEGTLAAACASGNYRFVNLAFLSSFGNGQTPVLNLAGHCDPASDGCTGLSADVRKCQRLGIKVLLSIGGGAGSYGLSSADDAREVAAYIWDNFLGGSSSSRPLGDAALDGIDFDIEGGGSQYWGLLAKYLKNYSKQGKRVYLSAAPQCPFPDSWLGGALKTGLFDYVWVQFYNNPPCQYSPGDSNNLAGAWKQWVSIPATKVFLGLPAAPEAAGSGFIPAGDLTSQVLPEIKGSKKYGGIMLWSKYYDDLTGYSSSVKSHV from the exons ATGGCAGCGCACCTCTTATTCCtctgcttcttcctcttcctcgcctCCCTCTCGGGGTCGCACGCCGGCAGCATCGCCGTCTACTGGGGCCAGAACGGCAACGAGGGCACCCTCGCCGCCGCCTGCGCCTCCGGCAACTACCGCTTCGTCAACCTCGCGTTCCTCTCCTCCTTCGGCAACGGGCAGACGCCCGTCCTCAACCTCGCCGGCCACTGCGACCCCGCTTCCGACGGCTGCACCGGCCTCAGCGCCGACGTCCGAAAGTGCCAGCGCCTCGGGATCAAGGTGCTCCTCTCCATCGGCGGCGGCGCTGGGAGCTACGGCCTCTCCTCcgccgacgacgccagggaaGTCGCCGCCTACATCTGGGATAACTTCCTGGGCGGCTCCTCCTCCTCCCGGCCGCTCGGAGACGCGGCACTGGACGGCATCGACTTCGACATCGAGGGCGGCGGCAGCCAGTACTGGGGTCTTCTCGCCAA ATATCTCAAGAACTATAGCAAGCAGGGGAAGCGAGTCTACCTGAGCGCCGCCCCTCAGTGTCCATTCCCCGACTCCTGGCTCGGCGGCGCCCTCAAAACCGGCCTCTTCGACTATGTGTGGGTTCAATTCTACAATAATCCACCTTGCCAATACAGCCCCGGCGACTCCAACAACCTCGCCGGCGCATGGAAGCAGTGGGTATCGATCCCAGCGACCAAGGTTTTCCTGGGCCTCCCGGCCGCCCCTGAGGCCGCCGGAAGTGGCTTCATTCCGGCGGGCGATCTGACTTCGCAGGTGTTGCCGGAGATTAAGGGCTCCAAGAAGTACGGAGGAATTATGTTGTGGTCCAAGTACTACGACGATCTCACCGGCTACAGTTCATCGGTTAAGAGCCACGTGTAG